Proteins encoded in a region of the Bombyx mori chromosome 21, ASM3026992v2 genome:
- the LOC101744859 gene encoding zinc finger protein basonuclin-2 has translation MASYVTTCDGLVVECLQWSMCGCVRARVSPVPTEHRSAPPSARSSHLRPPPRAPSPPHTRPPAFVARRPRSVTCVARPQSQSGRVARHPLRNLCFLYYDSDVMEGKEFGAVPGLPAGLDYFMMPRISQPAPQFDFRKLGASFSGRNDERSEEQRPIEYQPDRRDPPPAPWPLGLGVQFVNPATGKKRVQCNVCLKTFCDKGALKIHFSAVHLREMHKCTVEGCTMMFSSRRSRNRHSANPNPKLHSPHVRRKISAHDGRSAQPFPLLPALARLPLPPPALLPPELAARLPPPLTGPPGQTPLPPRVPLDDLRNFSEIEKMYRKIPPSEDASRNVLDLAKLPSMPEEESINYSENNDDVSEDEDKNKCDNNIRSLNIERHNYDDEPEDLSVNKKRDSGDNKTALVKSETSSNRSEPPTALDDKASVPNKRKRKSGNPTRCSQNNEYSVSDEEYQGDLFRNLSTPGSSRADDEPLSLKKQKPEDLLTFRNGEEIAVDTESLTRVKAESESDDESSAPSVVREGLRLRSDLYTPSDSGSDLHAMEERLTRARSPSASSDRTDERDVNELEIPIDDENPDRCTACGKIFQNHFTLRMHYRNDHLKLLHPCDVNGCDAAFPSRRSRDRHSSNVDLHRRLLSTNSPDGREQRPAFEVNADLLNKLYADIKGLATTLESLRYNGNEEATQFPSYVTETMKFYSRNLTALQAGMFPRFGDRSFFPAPFLMGNGIPQAGGPYGVSAGAQSARESMSPLSASSPPVISPGRLDAANARPREDAKLLFRETSESFKKMTSLCERQDQLYQHHVPVS, from the coding sequence ATGGCTAGTTACGTAACGACATGCGATGGTCTAGTTGTCGAGTGTTTACAGTGGTCGATGTGTGGCTGTGTGCGAGCGCGAGTGTCGCCTGTCCCCACCGAGCATCGATCCGCTCCGCCCAGCGCTCGCTCCTCCCACCTGCGTCCCCCGCCCCGCGCGCCGTCTCCCCCGCACACCCGCCCGCCTGCCTTTGTCGCACGCCGCCCGCGCTCGGTCACCTGTGTCGCACGTCCTCAGTCGCAAAGCGGCCGCGTCGCGCGGCACCCGCTTCgtaatttgtgttttttgtaTTATGACAGTGACGTGATGGAAGGAAAAGAGTTCGGTGCGGTTCCTGGTTTGCCGGCCGGCCTGGACTATTTTATGATGCCGCGAATCAGTCAGCCCGCACCACAGTTCGACTTCAGGAAGCTCGGCGCCAGTTTCAGCGGCCGGAACGATGAGAGAAGCGAAGAGCAACGGCCGATCGAGTACCAGCCGGACCGCCGTGACCCGCCGCCGGCGCCGTGGCCTCTGGGCCTCGGGGTGCAGTTCGTCAACCCCGCGACGGGCAAGAAGAGAGTGCAGTGCAACGTGTGCCTCAAAACATTTTGCGATAAAGGTGCtcttaaaattcatttttccGCGGTACACCTACGTGAGATGCACAAGTGTACAGTGGAGGGATGCACAATGATGTTCAGTTCGAGACGATCTAGGAACCGGCACAGTGCTAACCCGAATCCAAAGCTGCATTCGCCTCATGTGAGACGCAAGATATCAGCACACGACGGTAGGTCTGCGCAACCGTTCCCATTGCTGCCGGCTTTAGCCCGACTGCCACTACCGCCACCCGCACTCTTGCCACCCGAGCTTGCAGCGCGTCTGCCTCCACCTTTGACTGGGCCTCCGGGTCAGACACCACTTCCGCCTCGCGTGCCGCTCGACGATCTACGCAATTTTAGTGAAATCGAAAAAATGTACAGAAAGATTCCTCCATCTGAGGACGCTTCCCGAAACGTATTAGACCTGGCCAAGCTACCATCCATGCCTGAAGAGGAGTCAATCAATTACAGTGAAAACAATGATGACGTCTCTGAAGACGAGgacaaaaataaatgtgataacaATATCAGATCTCTTAATATTGAAAGGCACAATTATGACGACGAACCTGAAGATCTGTccgtcaataaaaaaagagacagTGGTGATAATAAAACAGCTTTAGTTAAATCTGAAACCAGTAGTAATCGCAGTGAACCTCCCACCGCCCTGGACGATAAAGCATCTGTTCCAAATAAACGAAAACGTAAAAGCGGCAACCCTACTCGTTGCTCACAGAATAACGAATACAGTGTTTCCGACGAAGAATATCAAGGGGATCTATTTAGGAACTTGTCGACGCCTGGGTCCAGTCGGGCAGACGATGAACCTTTGTCgctcaaaaaacaaaaaccagaGGACTTGTTGACATTTCGGAACGGAGAGGAAATTGCTGTGGATACGGAATCGCTGACGCGAGTTAAGGCTGAAAGTGAATCGGACGATGAATCGAGCGCTCCCAGTGTTGTGCGCGAAGGCCTAAGGCTGCGTTCTGATCTATATACGCCAAGTGACAGTGGAAGTGACTTACACGCGATGGAAGAGAGACTCACAAGGGCTCGGTCACCATCGGCCAGCAGTGATCGGACCGACGAGAGGGATGTCAATGAACTTGAAATTCCCATTGATGATGAAAATCCGGACAGGTGTACAGCCTGTGGAAAAATATTTCAGAACCACTTCACTTTGCGGATGCATTATAGAAACGATCATTTAAAACTACTTCATCCATGCGATGTGAATGGATGCGATGCAGCGTTTCCGTCACGAAGGAGCCGCGATCGTCACAGTTCGAATGTTGACCTGCATCGCCGATTGCTATCTACGAATTCGCCCGACGGACGAGAACAAAGACCAGCGTTTGAAGTTAACGCTGATCTACTCAACAAATTATATGCAGACATTAAAGGACTAGCAACGACTCTAGAAAGTCTAAGATACAACGGGAACGAAGAGGCAACACAATTTCCAAGCTACGTCACGGAAACTATGAAATTCTACAGCAGGAATTTGACAGCGTTGCAAGCAGGAATGTTCCCGCGATTCGGAGATCGCAGTTTTTTTCCAGCCCCCTTTCTGATGGGTAATGGAATTCCACAAGCGGGCGGGCCGTATGGAGTGTCAGCCGGAGCTCAATCCGCTCGAGAGTCAATGTCCCCCTTGTCTGCATCCTCACCGCCAGTTATCTCGCCTGGCAGATTGGACGCAGCGAACGCCCGTCCCCGAGAAGATGCCAAACTGCTTTTTCGCGAGACTTCAGAGTCTTTTAAGAAAATGACGTCTCTGTGTGAGCGCCAGGACCAACTCTACCAGCACCACGTGCCGGTGTCATGA